CGGCGTCAGACCCGGCGGTTTCCGGCGCCGTTTCTAAGCATTGGCTCCGGTCCGGGCATCTGCGCTTGCTGATGCGCCGCTTGCCTTGGCGGGCCGCCTGCTTGTCCCTGAGATAGATCGAAAACACCAAAAGGTTCAGCGCCAGAAACAGGAAGGCCCATTTGATAACATCGATCATCGTCATGGGGGGGCCGTACCGCGTCTCCGTTAATGGACGGCAAAACCGCGATGCGCTCCATGGCGAAAGCCTTGCACCGGCACGCCATTTCCTTTACCTCACAGTGGAAAAGAACAGCCTGCAAAGAGCATCACATGACCCTTGTCGACGTCCGCACGCCTGATCCGAAA
The Rhizobium leguminosarum DNA segment above includes these coding regions:
- a CDS encoding transcriptional repressor TraM codes for the protein MEALAVSAILEHRCLIAADNAVHEEWTHAASDPAVSGAVSKHWLRSGHLRLLMRRLPWRAACLSLR